In the Marinomonas algicola genome, one interval contains:
- a CDS encoding class I SAM-dependent methyltransferase has product MSDKSVSSTAFTVLQGLVYMGLYSDHKYLVSEETCLNAQKIMSMSEVGSKRLAQCKSVFYHKIANIQEWALLPGIRLHYALRKRKIEQITKQAIDNGCTQVINLGAGFDCLLWQLHDKYKQVNFIEVDHPTTSKYKKAALENDVDTDNFHFLEVDFSHQILQEELKRYSAFNPNLKTLFIAEGVLMYLSESDIRSLFSSMSKLIQQECTFCFTCLEPVQSEKNNTPWLLQLYLRMIGEPLQCVVDSKEMSGFLSEVNAELLSISDTNDMVAEFIQKPLNQALHHGEYVVLSKILN; this is encoded by the coding sequence ATGAGTGATAAATCGGTTAGTTCAACCGCCTTTACTGTCTTACAAGGCTTGGTTTATATGGGGCTTTATTCGGATCATAAATATTTGGTCAGTGAAGAAACGTGCTTAAACGCCCAAAAAATCATGTCAATGTCCGAGGTGGGTTCTAAAAGGTTAGCTCAATGTAAAAGTGTTTTTTACCATAAAATAGCCAATATTCAAGAGTGGGCTTTGTTGCCCGGAATTCGTCTGCATTATGCTTTGAGAAAACGTAAAATTGAACAGATTACCAAGCAAGCTATTGATAATGGTTGTACTCAAGTCATTAATTTAGGCGCTGGATTTGATTGCCTACTCTGGCAGCTACACGATAAATATAAACAGGTAAATTTTATCGAAGTTGATCATCCAACAACCAGTAAGTATAAAAAAGCGGCATTAGAAAATGATGTTGATACGGATAACTTTCATTTCCTTGAGGTTGACTTTAGTCATCAGATCTTACAAGAGGAGCTCAAGAGATACTCGGCATTTAATCCAAATTTAAAGACTCTTTTCATTGCGGAAGGTGTTTTAATGTATTTAAGTGAAAGCGACATACGTTCGTTATTTAGTTCTATGAGTAAATTAATACAACAAGAATGTACATTTTGTTTTACTTGCTTAGAACCAGTGCAATCTGAAAAGAACAATACGCCTTGGCTTCTTCAGTTGTATTTACGAATGATTGGTGAGCCTCTTCAATGTGTTGTAGACAGTAAAGAAATGTCGGGTTTTTTATCCGAAGTAAATGCTGAGCTATTATCCATTTCAGATACGAACGATATGGTTGCAGAATTTATTCAGAAGCCTCTTAACCAGGCTTTACATCATGGTGAGTATGTTGTTTTATCAAAAATACTAAATTGA
- a CDS encoding PEP-CTERM/exosortase system-associated acyltransferase codes for MASKFIKRAVRHSFVKPMVESVKQVVVNYKTVQLTRHFSQYFLPVAVQSHSELVVSQQLRHKVYCDEMNFLPLSSDKIEQDEMDHHSYHCFIKHISSDVCAGTVRIVHSKETANLLPIEVHCKELLEQCVIKPNDFPRDQLGEISRLAVDSQFRRRQHEKEARIDLDECVEADLITEKELRTFPLISLAVYLAAGNICQFKNIEHIFVMMEPRLAKRLSSVGFTFQKIGPEIDYHGMRAPYYCRISELADNMPKNFRALYKHLGMALSSKFDD; via the coding sequence ATGGCCTCTAAATTTATTAAGCGAGCTGTTCGACATTCCTTCGTTAAGCCTATGGTCGAGTCAGTAAAGCAAGTGGTTGTTAATTACAAAACGGTTCAGCTTACTCGGCATTTTAGTCAATATTTCTTACCTGTTGCTGTTCAAAGTCACAGTGAGTTGGTCGTAAGTCAACAGCTGCGCCATAAGGTATATTGTGATGAAATGAATTTTCTACCTTTGTCGTCAGATAAAATTGAGCAGGATGAAATGGATCATCATTCCTATCATTGTTTTATAAAGCACATCTCAAGCGACGTATGTGCAGGGACAGTACGTATCGTCCATTCAAAAGAAACGGCTAATCTCCTCCCTATAGAAGTGCATTGCAAAGAGTTATTAGAGCAATGTGTTATTAAACCCAATGATTTTCCTCGTGACCAATTAGGGGAAATTTCTAGATTAGCCGTAGATTCCCAATTTCGCCGACGACAACATGAAAAAGAGGCTCGCATTGATCTTGATGAATGTGTTGAAGCCGATCTTATTACGGAAAAAGAGTTGCGCACTTTTCCATTAATCTCTCTCGCAGTGTATTTGGCGGCCGGTAATATCTGCCAATTTAAAAATATAGAACATATTTTTGTGATGATGGAACCCAGACTTGCCAAAAGGCTGTCTTCAGTGGGCTTTACATTTCAGAAAATCGGTCCAGAAATTGATTACCATGGTATGAGAGCGCCATATTATTGCAGGATTTCAGAGTTAGCCGATAACATGCCCAAAAACTTTAGAGCGCTTTATAAGCATTTGGGTATGGCATTATCATCAAAGTTTGACGATTGA
- a CDS encoding UDP-2,3-diacylglucosamine diphosphatase, which produces MQTRYRSVFISDVHLGTRACQANHLIDFLNRVECDTLYLVGDIIDLYEMQKKAYFTDEHRRIISLIMQKAKTGTKVIYIPGNHDAFFRQLAGQSIASIDIKLNDIYTSVDGRRFYVSHGDEFDQVVKISPLLLAIGDRAHGIMLKLNNTINWARKLIGLPYWSFANYIKNHINKAKQFIGRFEQAALKSAEHHHVDGYICGHIHYASFRQQDGRLYCNDGDWVEYCSALVENEQGVFSLLHWSENPHIIAEEPKQETHWGTTPNTRSRPIKYT; this is translated from the coding sequence ATGCAAACCCGTTACCGCTCTGTATTTATCTCAGATGTTCATTTAGGCACGCGTGCCTGCCAAGCAAATCACCTGATCGATTTTCTTAATAGAGTAGAATGCGACACTTTATATTTAGTAGGTGATATTATTGACTTATATGAAATGCAGAAAAAGGCGTATTTTACCGATGAACATAGAAGGATTATCAGCCTAATCATGCAAAAAGCTAAAACAGGAACAAAAGTCATCTACATACCTGGTAATCATGATGCTTTTTTTAGACAGTTAGCAGGGCAAAGTATTGCGAGTATTGATATTAAATTAAACGATATTTATACCAGTGTTGATGGTCGACGTTTCTACGTTAGCCATGGCGATGAGTTTGATCAGGTGGTTAAAATCAGTCCTTTGTTATTAGCGATTGGCGATCGGGCTCACGGAATAATGCTCAAGTTAAACAACACGATCAATTGGGCGAGGAAGTTAATTGGTCTCCCCTACTGGTCTTTTGCAAACTACATCAAAAACCACATAAATAAAGCAAAACAATTCATTGGCCGTTTCGAGCAAGCCGCCTTAAAGTCAGCTGAGCATCATCATGTAGATGGCTACATTTGCGGTCATATACACTACGCTTCTTTTCGCCAACAAGACGGCAGACTTTATTGTAACGACGGTGACTGGGTTGAATACTGCTCAGCCCTGGTTGAAAATGAACAAGGTGTTTTCAGCTTACTTCATTGGTCAGAGAACCCTCATATTATAGCCGAAGAACCAAAACAGGAAACCCATTGGGGCACAACCCCAAATACAAGGTCTCGGCCAATCAAATACACATAA
- a CDS encoding GNAT family N-acetyltransferase has translation MVVLRDMCEQEYPMYCEYFIDDYSREISKNYGHSKALAIDIAKKDLDRSFPNGLAGNEHSLLCIDAEMGEKIRHVGYLWHSVNVADKSTFIYDFYVSVEYQGLGIGKEAMSVLEKQLQAKGITQIKLRVAYHNERALKLYKEVGFVVTGFNLSKNIG, from the coding sequence ATGGTTGTGCTTAGGGACATGTGCGAGCAAGAATACCCTATGTATTGCGAGTATTTCATTGATGACTACAGTAGGGAAATCTCTAAAAATTATGGGCATTCTAAAGCACTTGCTATTGATATAGCCAAAAAAGATCTTGACCGTAGCTTTCCCAATGGTCTTGCTGGCAACGAGCATTCATTATTGTGCATTGATGCTGAAATGGGTGAGAAGATACGCCATGTAGGTTATCTTTGGCATTCTGTTAATGTCGCCGACAAGTCTACCTTTATCTATGACTTTTATGTGTCAGTCGAGTACCAAGGATTAGGGATAGGTAAGGAAGCCATGTCGGTGTTAGAAAAACAATTGCAAGCCAAAGGTATCACCCAAATTAAACTAAGAGTGGCTTACCATAATGAACGAGCACTTAAGTTATACAAAGAAGTGGGCTTTGTTGTGACAGGTTTTAATTTGTCTAAGAACATTGGCTGA
- a CDS encoding RNA recognition motif domain-containing protein: protein MKLLVRNLARSTSEEEIRNLFTAYGDVDACDLVLDQTTGKSKGFAFVEMPNEDQARKAIANLHEAMVDKSRIRVKISQ, encoded by the coding sequence ATGAAACTTTTAGTTCGCAACCTTGCTCGCTCTACCAGCGAAGAAGAAATCCGTAATCTATTTACCGCATATGGCGACGTTGACGCTTGCGATTTAGTATTAGACCAAACAACAGGTAAATCGAAAGGTTTTGCTTTTGTTGAAATGCCAAATGAAGATCAAGCTCGCAAAGCCATTGCGAACTTACACGAAGCCATGGTTGATAAAAGCCGCATCCGAGTCAAAATCTCTCAGTAA
- the leuS gene encoding leucine--tRNA ligase: MQEQYSPQEIEQAAQSFWDENKVFKAVADVNKEKFYCLSMFPYPSGRLHMGHVRNYTIGDVISRYQRMQGKNVMQPMGWDAFGLPAENAAIKHKTAPAKWTTENIAYMKGQLKELGFGYDWDREVATCTPEYYKWEQWFFTQLVEKGLAYKKTAAVNWCPEDQTVLANEQVEEGACWRCGTTVEKKEISQWFIRITDYAEELLNDLDQLDGWPEKVKAMQRNWIGRSQGLEFSFGIEGRDERVSVYTTRPDTIMGVTYVAVATQHPLSLEASESNAELANFIAESKLMSTTEADMATVEKRGMDTGFKAIHPVTGESVPVFAANFVLMDYGSGAVMSVPAHDQRDFEFAKKYDLPIKQVIQPADEDAFDITQAAFTEKGVLCNSGEFDGLDFEAAFTAISNWMSEKGLGEIKVNYRLRDWGVSRQRYWGTPIPTINLKDGSVVPVPADQLPVELPTDVIMDGVNSPIKNNPGFSSVLYNGEEAERETDTFDTFMESSWYFARYCCPDSTDAMLTEEANYWLPVDQYVGGVEHAILHLLYSRFFHKLLRDAGLVNSDEPFKRLLTQGMVNKDGTKMSKSKGNTVDPQEMIERYGADTVRLFIMFSAPPEQSLEWNDSGVDGASRFLRRLWALCYRHTNAGEVGALDSASLSSDQKAVRRKTHETIAKVTDDIERRQTFNTAISAVMELCNDINKFEDTSTLGLAVVQEALESAVLLLSPIVPHIAHQLWSELGHDDNVVNVDWPTLDEAALVKDELTIVVQVLGKKRAEMTVSASADNKEIEAAALAHPNVSKFIEGKTVRKVVVVPGRLVNIVAN; encoded by the coding sequence ATGCAAGAACAGTATAGTCCTCAAGAGATAGAACAAGCCGCGCAATCCTTCTGGGATGAGAACAAAGTATTTAAAGCCGTCGCAGACGTAAACAAGGAGAAGTTCTATTGCCTGTCTATGTTCCCCTATCCAAGTGGTCGACTGCACATGGGTCATGTTCGTAACTATACCATTGGTGATGTCATTTCCCGTTACCAGCGTATGCAAGGCAAAAACGTTATGCAGCCAATGGGCTGGGACGCATTTGGCCTACCTGCTGAAAATGCGGCCATTAAACATAAAACCGCACCAGCAAAATGGACAACAGAAAACATTGCCTACATGAAAGGCCAATTGAAAGAGCTTGGCTTCGGTTACGACTGGGATCGTGAAGTCGCAACTTGCACACCAGAATACTACAAGTGGGAACAATGGTTCTTCACTCAGCTTGTTGAAAAAGGGTTAGCTTACAAAAAAACCGCGGCAGTAAACTGGTGCCCTGAAGACCAAACGGTTCTTGCTAATGAACAGGTTGAAGAAGGTGCTTGTTGGCGTTGCGGTACGACTGTTGAGAAAAAAGAAATCTCACAGTGGTTTATTCGCATTACAGATTATGCTGAAGAACTTTTGAATGACCTAGACCAATTAGATGGCTGGCCTGAAAAGGTTAAAGCCATGCAACGTAACTGGATTGGACGTTCACAAGGTTTAGAGTTTAGTTTTGGCATTGAAGGTCGTGATGAGCGAGTTTCTGTTTATACAACACGTCCAGATACCATCATGGGTGTCACCTATGTGGCGGTTGCCACGCAACACCCACTTTCCCTTGAAGCATCAGAGTCAAATGCAGAACTAGCCAACTTCATTGCTGAAAGCAAGCTTATGTCAACGACAGAAGCCGATATGGCAACAGTTGAAAAACGTGGCATGGATACGGGCTTTAAGGCAATTCATCCAGTGACAGGTGAGTCTGTCCCTGTTTTTGCGGCCAATTTTGTTCTAATGGATTACGGTTCCGGTGCCGTCATGTCGGTTCCAGCGCATGACCAACGTGATTTTGAGTTTGCTAAAAAGTACGACTTGCCAATCAAACAAGTGATTCAACCCGCTGACGAAGACGCCTTTGACATAACACAAGCGGCCTTTACTGAAAAAGGCGTACTCTGCAACTCTGGTGAGTTTGATGGTTTGGATTTTGAAGCGGCTTTTACCGCAATTTCAAATTGGATGTCTGAAAAAGGCTTAGGTGAAATCAAAGTCAATTATCGCCTACGTGATTGGGGTGTAAGCCGCCAACGCTATTGGGGTACTCCAATCCCAACCATTAATCTAAAAGACGGTTCGGTTGTCCCTGTTCCAGCCGATCAATTGCCGGTTGAATTGCCTACAGACGTGATAATGGATGGTGTGAACTCACCGATTAAAAACAACCCTGGCTTCTCCTCTGTTTTATACAATGGTGAAGAAGCTGAACGTGAAACAGATACTTTTGATACCTTCATGGAGTCTTCTTGGTATTTTGCTCGTTATTGCTGCCCGGATTCAACCGATGCCATGCTAACGGAAGAAGCAAACTACTGGCTGCCTGTTGACCAATATGTAGGTGGTGTTGAACACGCTATTCTACATTTATTGTATTCACGTTTTTTTCATAAACTATTGCGTGATGCAGGCTTAGTGAACTCTGATGAACCATTCAAGCGCCTGTTGACGCAAGGCATGGTGAATAAAGATGGTACTAAGATGTCTAAATCTAAAGGCAATACAGTGGATCCTCAAGAGATGATCGAACGCTATGGAGCCGATACAGTACGTTTATTCATTATGTTTAGTGCCCCCCCAGAACAATCTCTTGAGTGGAATGATTCCGGTGTTGACGGGGCGTCGCGCTTCTTACGCCGTTTGTGGGCACTTTGCTATCGCCACACAAATGCTGGAGAAGTAGGCGCTTTAGATAGTGCGTCGTTATCCAGTGATCAAAAAGCAGTGCGCCGTAAAACACATGAAACCATTGCGAAAGTGACGGACGACATAGAGCGTCGTCAAACATTTAATACGGCTATTTCTGCGGTTATGGAACTGTGTAACGACATCAATAAATTTGAAGATACATCAACGCTTGGCTTAGCGGTTGTTCAAGAAGCCCTAGAGTCAGCGGTGTTGTTATTGTCACCTATCGTGCCACATATTGCGCATCAACTTTGGTCTGAATTAGGTCACGATGACAACGTAGTGAATGTTGACTGGCCAACACTAGACGAAGCGGCATTGGTTAAAGATGAATTAACCATCGTTGTGCAAGTTCTCGGTAAAAAACGCGCTGAAATGACCGTTTCGGCCAGTGCGGATAATAAAGAGATTGAAGCCGCGGCTTTAGCGCACCCAAATGTAAGCAAGTTTATTGAGGGTAAAACCGTGCGTAAAGTTGTGGTTGTTCCTGGTCGATTAGTGAATATCGTCGCTAACTAA
- the lptE gene encoding LPS assembly lipoprotein LptE codes for MAYKNSIVEIPITTHYYHWNHRMTSIRLPALLAFAFIITACGFQLRGSNPISPALQNIVINSQSGYIAFDQALNSALRRAGINVMDKDTPATGNVLELKVNPLSSQETILGTASNNDVLQLERQLLTNYFIRQADGKSIYGPRRISTSKLFTEQDASVNTKEASDADALNDMAEELAEKLLLDLSYAPL; via the coding sequence ATGGCTTATAAAAATTCAATAGTAGAAATACCAATAACGACTCATTATTACCACTGGAATCATCGTATGACCTCTATTCGCCTCCCCGCTTTATTAGCCTTTGCTTTCATCATAACAGCCTGTGGTTTCCAGCTACGAGGGTCGAACCCGATCTCCCCAGCGTTACAAAATATCGTTATTAACTCCCAGAGTGGTTACATTGCTTTTGACCAAGCGCTTAATAGTGCTTTACGTCGCGCAGGCATTAATGTCATGGATAAAGATACTCCTGCAACAGGTAACGTTCTTGAGTTAAAGGTGAATCCACTATCATCACAAGAAACGATTCTTGGCACCGCCAGTAACAATGATGTGCTGCAACTAGAACGACAATTGTTAACCAACTACTTTATTCGACAAGCGGACGGTAAATCGATTTATGGCCCTCGACGTATTTCAACAAGTAAGCTTTTTACAGAACAAGATGCCAGCGTAAACACAAAAGAGGCTTCAGACGCTGATGCCCTCAACGATATGGCAGAAGAGCTTGCCGAAAAACTCCTCTTAGACTTGTCCTATGCGCCGCTTTAA
- the holA gene encoding DNA polymerase III subunit delta — MKVRADQLGNTLSKQRHPIYIIAGDEVLLCQEAADTIRQHLMGAGDIEERLRFIADNQFDWQDVIQETQSLSLFSSCRLFDIQIEKMGEKHTKALTQLAQELSQDQVILLTLPKLDMRAQKSKWFTSLEKQGVFVQIWPIDANRLPQWLQQRANTYSLNLSREAATLLCERNEGNLLALAQELEKRLLIHGENAKLTLDMIVDSVADSSRYSVYDLSDRLLMGKVKESLHCLDNLLAEGIEENILLWLINREVSTLAQLMADSTEMSFRQACQAQKIWDKRIPFYESAYSRHNPTTLNYMQNYLALMDQKIKGLDGPDTTTGFRNLVLMLCGHKPVFTELDIV; from the coding sequence ATGAAAGTTCGAGCGGATCAACTGGGTAATACGCTGTCGAAACAACGTCACCCTATTTATATTATTGCGGGGGATGAAGTCTTACTTTGCCAAGAAGCGGCTGATACCATTCGACAGCACCTTATGGGTGCGGGTGATATCGAAGAAAGACTTCGGTTTATTGCTGATAATCAATTTGATTGGCAAGATGTCATTCAAGAAACGCAAAGTTTGTCGTTATTTTCATCTTGTCGACTGTTCGATATTCAAATTGAAAAGATGGGTGAAAAGCACACCAAGGCACTCACTCAATTAGCACAAGAACTATCTCAAGACCAAGTCATACTATTGACCTTACCCAAATTGGATATGCGAGCGCAAAAAAGCAAATGGTTTACCTCTCTTGAAAAGCAAGGTGTCTTTGTACAGATTTGGCCCATCGATGCAAATCGCCTCCCTCAATGGCTTCAGCAACGCGCGAATACGTACAGCCTGAATCTATCAAGAGAAGCGGCCACCTTATTGTGTGAGCGTAACGAAGGTAATTTATTGGCGCTGGCTCAAGAACTCGAAAAGCGGCTTCTAATACATGGTGAAAATGCAAAACTGACACTTGATATGATTGTTGATTCCGTTGCAGACAGTAGCCGCTACTCTGTTTATGATTTAAGCGACAGATTATTGATGGGAAAAGTGAAAGAATCCTTACATTGCCTAGATAACCTATTAGCCGAAGGGATTGAAGAAAATATCTTACTTTGGTTAATAAACCGTGAAGTAAGTACTTTAGCTCAATTGATGGCCGACTCAACTGAAATGAGCTTTCGTCAAGCGTGCCAAGCCCAGAAAATTTGGGATAAACGCATTCCATTTTATGAATCGGCTTACAGTCGCCATAACCCAACGACTTTGAATTATATGCAGAACTATTTAGCGTTAATGGATCAAAAAATCAAAGGCTTAGATGGACCGGACACCACTACAGGCTTTCGCAATTTGGTGCTGATGCTATGTGGACATAAGCCCGTCTTCACTGAACTTGATATTGTGTAA
- a CDS encoding methyl-accepting chemotaxis protein produces MSWFKRKVEKQSNSTNKNEGLKILQLTHSELSETSLSALKFPDNKTQLILAFVSSNLDFESTVEKIQRFTPFCDKVVAVMTSGELNSQQNHFYQSTDGKWDSIVFQSYSDELLATTEIKTIPLHCEDLKQGKVSKSKHDRIRSIQSEIEKININMAINYQDTLAITFIDGLSSSENFFMKALYDSKRFPCHFIGGSAGGKLDFKQASVYDGHKVANNCAVVIFTKLADNIRYGILKTHNFQKTSRSFYIAESDPQKRTVTTVISKSTGKIVNIVDHLCDYFKCQPADLNTKLGKHSFAVEIGHELFIRSISNIDVDNKIIHFFCDLDFGDELILVEPNGFADSTKRAFDEFMKGKPQPVAMLANDCILRRLNNAKALQELTAFQQINAAGFSTFGELLGVHMNQTLTALFLFKVAKGDAFSDPIVDNFPIHYSYFKEFFTLSRLNSLMQINRLQADLITYLSEYRPLLEQVMLSFNQITQYSQQTEAIISDVSGTFHDLRTDINGQEEGRQALSGNVRQLKDNSEQVLAILKVISGIAEQTNLLALNAAIEAARAGEAGRGFAVVADEVRQLSKNTQDSLNKTGETISSVTKSTEAISQSIESIEQFMSRLTDNTGELTSQIQALGEASNMASKDVNESVKAIQDMSARMAEIDSEVSVIESLKQSHNL; encoded by the coding sequence ATGTCTTGGTTTAAACGTAAAGTGGAAAAACAATCCAACTCTACCAATAAAAATGAAGGCCTCAAAATCCTTCAATTAACGCATTCCGAACTGTCCGAAACAAGCTTATCCGCCTTAAAATTCCCAGACAATAAAACACAGCTGATACTTGCATTTGTCTCGTCAAATCTCGATTTTGAAAGCACGGTAGAGAAAATCCAACGCTTCACGCCTTTTTGCGACAAAGTCGTTGCCGTAATGACTTCCGGTGAGCTGAACAGTCAACAAAACCATTTTTACCAAAGCACGGATGGAAAATGGGATTCTATTGTCTTTCAAAGCTACAGTGATGAGCTGCTTGCTACAACAGAGATTAAAACCATTCCATTACATTGTGAAGATTTAAAGCAAGGCAAAGTCTCAAAAAGCAAACACGATAGAATTCGCTCAATCCAGTCTGAAATAGAAAAAATCAACATTAATATGGCCATTAACTATCAAGATACCCTCGCCATTACCTTTATTGACGGGTTGTCTTCCAGTGAAAACTTTTTTATGAAAGCCTTATATGATAGTAAGCGTTTTCCTTGCCATTTTATTGGTGGCTCTGCTGGTGGTAAGTTAGACTTTAAACAAGCTTCCGTTTATGACGGCCATAAAGTGGCTAATAACTGCGCTGTGGTGATTTTTACTAAACTTGCAGACAATATTCGTTACGGCATTCTAAAAACACATAATTTCCAAAAAACGTCCCGTTCCTTTTACATTGCTGAATCTGACCCTCAAAAACGGACTGTTACTACGGTTATTTCCAAGTCGACAGGTAAAATTGTCAATATCGTCGATCACCTTTGCGATTATTTCAAATGCCAACCCGCTGATTTAAATACCAAGCTTGGAAAGCACTCCTTTGCGGTTGAAATTGGCCATGAACTCTTCATACGTTCCATCTCAAATATTGATGTGGACAACAAAATCATTCATTTCTTTTGTGATCTTGATTTTGGGGATGAACTGATTTTAGTCGAGCCAAATGGTTTTGCAGACAGTACAAAACGCGCTTTTGATGAGTTTATGAAAGGTAAACCTCAGCCTGTAGCCATGCTGGCGAATGACTGTATTTTACGCCGTTTAAATAACGCAAAAGCCTTGCAAGAATTAACGGCATTTCAACAAATCAACGCCGCAGGGTTTTCAACATTTGGGGAACTGCTGGGGGTCCATATGAATCAGACTCTCACGGCGCTATTTTTATTCAAAGTAGCGAAAGGTGACGCTTTTTCTGACCCTATTGTCGATAACTTCCCCATTCATTACAGCTATTTCAAAGAGTTTTTCACTTTATCTAGATTGAACAGTTTAATGCAAATTAACCGCTTGCAAGCCGATCTAATTACTTACCTCTCTGAATACCGCCCATTACTTGAGCAGGTTATGCTTAGTTTCAATCAAATAACGCAATACTCTCAACAGACCGAAGCGATTATTAGCGATGTCAGTGGTACTTTCCATGACCTAAGAACAGACATCAATGGACAAGAAGAAGGCCGTCAAGCACTCAGTGGTAATGTGCGTCAATTAAAAGACAATTCGGAACAAGTTTTGGCTATTTTAAAGGTTATTTCAGGGATAGCAGAGCAAACTAATTTACTGGCGTTAAACGCGGCCATAGAAGCGGCGCGAGCAGGAGAAGCCGGTAGAGGTTTTGCTGTGGTTGCAGACGAAGTTAGGCAACTGTCGAAGAACACCCAAGACAGCTTAAACAAAACGGGAGAAACCATTTCCTCTGTCACCAAATCAACAGAAGCCATCAGTCAGTCTATCGAAAGCATCGAGCAGTTTATGTCGCGACTCACCGACAACACTGGCGAGCTAACGTCTCAAATACAAGCATTAGGTGAAGCCTCTAATATGGCGAGTAAGGACGTTAATGAAAGCGTTAAGGCCATTCAAGACATGAGCGCTCGCATGGCGGAAATTGACAGTGAAGTATCGGTGATTGAAAGCTTAAAACAATCTCATAATCTGTAG
- a CDS encoding putative 2OG-Fe(II) oxygenase, translating to MNNESIVLEEINVWTTPLFVTQMPDHDFLKDALLNAVYQQKASQTTAIQSLIAPKAKHALHESTLDFLELADANVMEAKRALEELVLEIAKSVNYGFWPDEIETDAHIIESWYHVTQKGGYHDAHSHPNCSWCGIYYLEPGDANIEGNGGLNRFYDPRVNAEHYADLGTAYLGGHGVWDFVPTEGQIIIFPSYLKHSALPYFGDKDRVVIAFNCIVEAY from the coding sequence ATGAATAATGAATCCATCGTCTTGGAAGAAATCAATGTTTGGACAACCCCCCTATTCGTCACACAAATGCCAGATCATGATTTTTTAAAAGACGCCCTCTTAAATGCGGTCTATCAACAAAAAGCCTCTCAAACCACAGCGATTCAAAGCCTAATAGCACCTAAAGCAAAACATGCTTTACATGAAAGTACATTAGACTTTTTAGAGCTTGCCGATGCCAATGTGATGGAAGCAAAACGCGCATTAGAAGAACTGGTTTTAGAGATCGCTAAGTCAGTAAACTATGGATTTTGGCCAGACGAGATCGAAACTGATGCTCATATAATAGAATCTTGGTATCACGTTACACAGAAAGGCGGTTATCATGACGCCCATTCACACCCTAATTGCTCATGGTGTGGCATTTATTATCTAGAGCCTGGCGATGCTAATATAGAAGGCAATGGAGGTCTGAATCGATTTTATGACCCAAGAGTCAATGCTGAACACTATGCTGATTTGGGTACGGCGTATCTTGGTGGTCATGGAGTATGGGATTTTGTTCCAACGGAAGGGCAAATTATCATTTTTCCTTCTTATCTAAAACATTCCGCCTTACCTTACTTCGGTGATAAAGATCGTGTGGTCATTGCCTTTAATTGCATTGTTGAGGCTTACTAA